From one Triticum urartu cultivar G1812 chromosome 3, Tu2.1, whole genome shotgun sequence genomic stretch:
- the LOC125546400 gene encoding tricetin 3',4',5'-O-trimethyltransferase, giving the protein MGSIAAGADEDACMYALQLVSSSILPMTLKNAIELGLLETLMAAGGKLLTPAEVAAKLPSAANPEAPDMVDRMLRLLASYNVVSCKTEEGKDGRLSRRYGAAPVCKYLTPNEDGVSMSALALMNQDKVLMESWYYLKDAVLDGGIPFNKAYGMSAFEYHGTDPRFNRVFNEGMKNHSIIITKKLLESYKGFEGLNTLVDVGGGVGATVAAITAHYPTIKGINFDLPHVISEAPPFPGVTHVGGDMFQKVPSGDAILMKWILHDWSDEHCATVLKNCYNALPPHGKVVLVECILPVNPEATPKAQGVFHVDMIMLAHNPGGRERYEREFEALAKGAGFATMKTTYIYANAWAIEFTK; this is encoded by the exons ATGGGCTCCATTGCCGCCGGCGCCGACGAGGATGCGTGCATGTACGCTCTCCAGCTCGTCTCGTCGTCCATCCTCCCGATGACGCTGAAGAACGCCATCGAGCTGGGACTCCTCGAGACCCTGATGGCCGCCGGCGGCAAGTTGCTGACTCCCGCTGAGGTTGCTGCCAAGCTCCCTTCCGCGGCGAATCCGGAAGCGCCGGACATGGTGGACCGCATGCTCCGTCTGCTGGCCTCGTACAACGTGGTGTCGTGCAAGACGGAGGAGGGCAAGGACGGTCGCCTCTCTCGGCGGTACGGCGCCGCGCCGGTGTGCAAGTACCTCACCCCCAACGAGGACGGCGTCTCCATGTCGGCGCTGGCGCTCATGAACCAGGACAAGGTCCTCATGGAGAGCTG GTACTATCTCAAGGATGCGGTCCTCGACGGTGGCATCCCATTCAACAAGGCGTACGGGATGTCGGCGTTCGAGTACCACGGCACGGACCCGCGCTTCAACCGCGTGTTCAACGAGGGGATGAAGAACCATTCCATCATCATCACCAAGAAGCTCCTCGAGTCCTACAAGGGCTTCGAGGGCCTCAACACCCTCGTCGACGTGGGCGGGGGCGTCGGCGCCACCGTGGCCGCCATCACCGCTCACTACCCCACCATCAAGGGCATCAACTTCGACCTTCCCCACGTCATCTCCGAGGCGCCGCCGTTCCCGGGTGTCACCCACGTCGGCGGCGACATGTTTCAGAAGGTGCCCTCGGGCGACGCCATCCTCATGAAGTGGATCCTCCACGACTGGAGCGATGAGCACTGCGCGACGGTGCTAAAGAACTGCTACAACGCCTTGCCGCCgcacggcaaggtggtgctcgtGGAGTGCATCCTGCCGGTGAACCCCGAAGCCACGCCTAAGGCTCAGGGGGTGTTCCATGTCGACATGATCATGCTCGCGCACAACCCAGGTGGCAGGGAGAGGTACGAGAGGGAGTTCGAGGCCCTGGCCAAGGGCGCCGGGTTCGCCACCATGAAGACCACTTACATCTACGCTAACGCATGGGCCATCGAGTTCACTAAGTAG